Proteins encoded in a region of the Rhodococcus sp. SBT000017 genome:
- a CDS encoding tyrosine-type recombinase/integrase, with protein MIYAWGLRRREASMLDTVDWTANPAATEFGRYGALSVRHGKALSGGPPRRRTVLTTMEWAAEAVDEWVTEIRPLYDSDQLALWPTERSARVGAVSISQRFAEYRDAVGLEKHLGPHCLRHSYATHLLEDGFDHLFVQQQLGHSWGSTTAIYTSVGTDYKNNALRRALSRAFTTASTDEEN; from the coding sequence GTGATCTACGCCTGGGGCCTACGCCGCCGGGAGGCCTCGATGCTCGACACCGTCGACTGGACCGCCAACCCCGCGGCCACCGAGTTCGGCCGCTACGGGGCGCTGTCGGTGCGCCACGGCAAAGCCCTCTCCGGCGGACCGCCGCGGCGCCGCACGGTCCTGACCACCATGGAATGGGCCGCCGAGGCCGTCGACGAGTGGGTCACCGAGATCCGGCCCCTCTACGACTCCGACCAACTCGCCCTCTGGCCCACCGAGCGCAGCGCACGGGTGGGAGCGGTGTCGATCTCCCAACGGTTCGCCGAGTACCGCGACGCCGTCGGGCTCGAGAAGCACCTCGGCCCGCACTGTCTGCGCCACTCGTATGCGACACATCTGCTCGAGGACGGGTTCGATCACCTCTTCGTCCAACAACAACTCGGACACTCCTGGGGATCGACCACCGCGATCTACACCAGCGTCGGCACCGATTACAAGAACAACGCCCTCCGACGAGCACTGAGTCGGGCGTTCACCACCGCGAGCACCGACGAGGAGAACTGA
- a CDS encoding TDT family transporter, with protein sequence MTTTALHRSSITSRRGDDTERPRKWPVLSDLDHPSQIFEHITPNWFASVMGTGIVANAAATLPAHIPGLHVFATIVWIAASVALITLSGAFAVHWIRHRQYAREHAAHPVMVQFYGAPPMALLTVGAGTMLLGKDVIGAAPATVIFAVLWTAGTALGLITSILVPYLMITAHDHQTAVALPAWLMPVVPPMVSASTGALLLPHIADGQWRLAMLSGCYAMFGLSLIIGMLTMTLIYGRLVHGGIPPVQAAPTVWITLGMIGQSITAANLLGNDAPLVFTGETASVATGLHVFGILYGLAMGGFGVLMFILATALTIHAAQKGLAFSLTWWSFTFPIGTCVTGATALGGALGSAAVEAIAIGLYAALLAAWGTVAAHTLRGSVQGKLFQPS encoded by the coding sequence ATGACCACGACAGCTCTGCACCGCTCCTCCATCACGTCTCGGCGCGGCGACGATACCGAGCGGCCGCGCAAGTGGCCGGTGCTCTCCGACCTCGACCACCCGAGCCAGATCTTCGAACACATCACCCCCAACTGGTTCGCCTCGGTCATGGGCACCGGTATCGTCGCCAACGCCGCCGCCACCCTGCCCGCCCACATCCCCGGACTGCACGTGTTCGCAACGATCGTGTGGATCGCAGCGTCGGTCGCCTTGATCACACTCTCCGGTGCCTTCGCAGTGCACTGGATCCGACACCGGCAGTATGCGCGTGAGCACGCCGCGCATCCGGTGATGGTGCAGTTCTACGGCGCACCCCCCATGGCGCTGCTGACCGTCGGTGCCGGGACGATGCTGCTGGGCAAAGACGTCATCGGAGCGGCGCCCGCAACCGTGATTTTTGCCGTCCTGTGGACCGCTGGCACAGCCCTCGGGCTGATCACCAGCATTCTCGTGCCCTACCTGATGATCACCGCCCACGATCACCAGACCGCCGTCGCACTCCCGGCGTGGTTGATGCCCGTCGTACCGCCGATGGTGTCCGCCTCCACCGGTGCGCTGCTGCTCCCTCATATCGCGGATGGGCAGTGGCGCCTGGCCATGCTGTCCGGTTGCTACGCGATGTTCGGGCTGTCACTGATCATCGGAATGCTGACCATGACGCTCATCTACGGACGGCTCGTCCACGGCGGAATCCCGCCGGTCCAGGCAGCACCGACGGTGTGGATCACCCTCGGCATGATCGGTCAATCGATCACCGCCGCGAACCTGCTCGGCAACGATGCACCCTTGGTGTTCACCGGCGAGACGGCCTCCGTCGCAACCGGTCTGCACGTGTTCGGCATTCTGTACGGACTGGCGATGGGCGGCTTCGGCGTCTTGATGTTCATCCTCGCAACCGCCCTCACCATCCATGCCGCCCAGAAGGGACTGGCGTTCTCGTTGACCTGGTGGTCGTTCACCTTCCCCATCGGCACCTGCGTCACCGGTGCCACTGCCCTCGGCGGCGCTCTGGGGTCGGCCGCGGTCGAGGCCATTGCGATCGGACTGTATGCGGCGTTGCTCGCAGCCTGGGGCACAGTCGCCGCCCACACTCTCCGCGGTAGCGTGCAAGGAAAACTTTTTCAACCCAGCTGA
- a CDS encoding bifunctional 2-polyprenyl-6-hydroxyphenol methylase/3-demethylubiquinol 3-O-methyltransferase UbiG, translating to MDSSEWDARYSSVEHPWGSAPAAALSARFAELMPGRAIDLGCGDGRHARWLADAGWTVHAVDFSSVAIELARSGGEDRSIDYTVADARTWEPSEPVDLVAIGFLHLPVDELVAVIAGAASWLAPSGRLLYLGHALENFTHGIGGPPDPSILPAIDDLARAASGLQVRELGHLVRPFGEGRAIDVLLHAQPWGTAAHRDLKNGTFT from the coding sequence ATGGATTCATCTGAGTGGGATGCGCGTTACAGCAGCGTCGAGCATCCGTGGGGCTCGGCCCCGGCGGCTGCCCTGTCTGCGCGGTTCGCGGAGCTGATGCCGGGCCGGGCGATCGACCTGGGCTGTGGAGACGGCCGCCACGCTCGATGGTTGGCCGACGCGGGCTGGACAGTGCACGCTGTCGATTTTTCTTCTGTGGCAATCGAATTGGCACGCAGCGGCGGCGAGGATCGGTCGATCGACTACACCGTCGCCGACGCTCGGACCTGGGAACCATCCGAACCGGTGGATCTGGTGGCCATCGGCTTCCTGCATCTACCGGTCGACGAGTTGGTCGCCGTCATTGCCGGTGCAGCGAGTTGGCTCGCACCGAGCGGACGGCTGTTGTATCTCGGCCATGCGCTCGAGAACTTCACTCACGGTATCGGGGGCCCACCCGATCCGTCGATCCTGCCCGCCATCGACGACCTCGCCCGCGCCGCGAGCGGATTGCAGGTCCGCGAACTGGGACACCTGGTCCGCCCCTTCGGCGAAGGTCGGGCCATCGATGTTCTTCTCCATGCACAGCCGTGGGGCACCGCAGCTCACCGTGATCTGAAGAACGGAACTTTCACGTGA
- a CDS encoding VOC family protein, protein MAMSRAVPALPVRHIETAIAVYTRAFGFTAQYSDPTFAKLTRDDVEIHLWASDDDSWTTRTDPAPWPVCSGAETFLAGTASCRITVDEITELYDELSRAGVLHPADAGHPVATDWGTTEFATVDGDGNLLTFSTNTIRTESPVVDGDGDAVTTS, encoded by the coding sequence ATGGCTATGTCCAGAGCGGTCCCCGCGCTGCCGGTACGGCACATCGAGACCGCGATCGCCGTCTACACCCGCGCCTTCGGCTTCACGGCGCAGTACTCCGATCCCACCTTCGCCAAGCTCACTCGAGACGACGTCGAGATCCACCTGTGGGCCTCCGACGACGACAGCTGGACCACCCGCACCGACCCTGCGCCGTGGCCGGTGTGCAGCGGAGCGGAGACCTTCCTCGCCGGAACGGCCAGTTGCCGCATCACCGTCGACGAGATCACGGAACTGTACGACGAACTCTCGCGCGCGGGCGTTCTGCACCCGGCAGACGCCGGCCACCCCGTCGCGACGGACTGGGGGACGACGGAATTCGCGACCGTCGACGGCGATGGGAACCTGCTCACGTTCTCCACGAACACTATTCGGACCGAAAGCCCGGTCGTCGACGGTGACGGTGACGCTGTCACCACTTCCTGA
- a CDS encoding DsrE family protein, translating into MTDHPTPLRVVFAVNTTPTVVVRAIHNLLDAATEPVTIEVVCFGPGLDAALRCSDISLEMRALIDSASITVKACRNSLEGRVLGDDDLLMGVEVVPAAVLHLARRQRDGWSQLYT; encoded by the coding sequence GTGACCGATCATCCGACTCCCCTGCGTGTGGTGTTCGCCGTGAACACCACACCCACCGTGGTGGTGCGGGCGATCCACAACCTTCTCGATGCTGCGACCGAGCCGGTGACGATCGAAGTCGTGTGCTTTGGACCGGGCCTCGATGCGGCCTTGCGGTGTTCGGATATTTCCCTGGAGATGCGGGCGTTGATCGATTCGGCCTCCATCACGGTGAAAGCATGCCGCAACAGTCTGGAGGGCAGAGTGCTCGGTGACGACGATCTGCTGATGGGTGTCGAAGTGGTTCCCGCTGCAGTGCTCCATCTCGCTCGACGTCAGCGAGATGGGTGGTCACAGCTCTACACCTGA
- a CDS encoding recombinase family protein: MSAVLGYMRVSTTDQSLDLQRDALTAAGCFRIWEEVASGADKDRPQLQLLLESVRAGDVVAVWRLDRLGRSLSHLIETVNLIETKGATLRSLTEGIDTSTVGGRLTYNIFGSLAEFERDLVKERTMAGLAAARARGRIGGQPAKIDADKARHIRRMLDDGTPKTEIASVLGIGRATLYRHLAAL; the protein is encoded by the coding sequence GTGAGCGCCGTTTTGGGATACATGAGGGTCTCGACCACCGATCAGTCGCTGGATCTACAGAGAGACGCACTGACAGCCGCCGGCTGTTTCCGTATCTGGGAAGAGGTCGCATCCGGAGCAGACAAGGACCGACCTCAGTTGCAGCTGCTCCTTGAGAGCGTCCGCGCCGGTGACGTCGTCGCAGTATGGAGACTCGATCGACTCGGCCGCTCCCTGAGCCACCTCATAGAAACTGTCAACCTCATCGAAACCAAAGGCGCAACACTGCGCAGTCTCACAGAGGGGATCGACACCTCGACAGTCGGGGGACGCCTGACCTACAACATTTTCGGCTCACTCGCCGAGTTCGAACGAGACCTCGTCAAAGAACGCACCATGGCCGGCCTGGCCGCTGCGCGAGCCCGCGGCCGCATCGGTGGCCAGCCAGCCAAGATCGACGCCGACAAAGCTCGCCACATCCGAAGGATGCTCGACGACGGCACACCCAAAACCGAGATCGCATCAGTCCTCGGTATCGGCAGGGCCACCCTCTACCGACACCTCGCCGCGCTTTAG
- a CDS encoding type IV toxin-antitoxin system AbiEi family antitoxin domain-containing protein: protein MSSDLRILDLADLSSEQWGLFTMAQAKGLGFSAQQIARMAKSGTVERIRHGAYRVGGAPSVPSEQLRAAWMMIEPSVTVGERLRDESPAVVTHRSAAWLHGLGDVDADVMEFATAKRRQSRLPDVRYRVASYEKDAWTLADGLPVTTVLRTIVDLAAGHLDGGHLAGIVRDAVVTNRVDSESASEALRPYAHRYGVQLGDGEGLLSRFLDEAGIPQSTRALGQRLAVQGELNLVNTDFLNSPALQSLRDSMTVVSSPAVRSLLDSMTVAVSPAMQNVRDSLALVNAPALQSLLDSLALVNAPALQNLRESIAPVNAPALQNLRESMALAASPAIQNIRDKAAAVDLPVVAETRKTADRERRAQ, encoded by the coding sequence ATGTCTAGCGATCTTCGAATCCTCGACCTCGCTGATCTGTCGTCGGAGCAGTGGGGTCTGTTCACCATGGCGCAGGCAAAGGGCCTGGGGTTTTCCGCGCAGCAGATTGCCCGCATGGCCAAGTCTGGAACCGTGGAGCGGATCCGCCATGGTGCTTATCGGGTCGGTGGAGCGCCGAGCGTTCCGTCTGAGCAGCTCCGGGCTGCATGGATGATGATCGAGCCCAGTGTGACCGTGGGTGAGCGTCTGCGGGATGAGTCTCCGGCTGTGGTGACGCACAGGTCTGCTGCGTGGCTTCACGGGCTCGGCGACGTCGATGCTGATGTGATGGAGTTCGCGACTGCGAAGCGGCGGCAGTCTCGTCTGCCCGATGTTCGGTACCGCGTTGCTTCCTATGAGAAGGATGCGTGGACACTCGCGGATGGGCTGCCGGTCACAACGGTGCTGAGGACGATCGTCGATCTCGCCGCGGGGCATCTCGATGGTGGGCACCTGGCGGGCATCGTTCGCGACGCTGTTGTCACCAATCGTGTTGATTCGGAGAGTGCGAGTGAGGCGCTGCGGCCGTATGCCCATAGGTACGGGGTTCAGCTGGGCGATGGGGAAGGTCTTCTGAGTCGCTTCCTCGACGAGGCCGGGATTCCTCAGTCGACACGTGCGCTAGGCCAGCGTCTGGCAGTGCAAGGGGAACTTAATCTGGTGAACACCGACTTCCTGAATTCTCCGGCGCTGCAAAGTCTTCGAGATTCAATGACAGTGGTCAGTTCTCCGGCTGTGCGAAGTCTTCTGGATTCGATGACAGTGGCCGTTTCTCCGGCGATGCAAAATGTTCGGGATTCACTGGCACTGGTCAATGCTCCGGCGCTGCAAAGTCTTCTGGATTCACTGGCACTGGTCAATGCTCCGGCGCTGCAAAATCTTCGAGAATCGATAGCACCGGTCAATGCTCCGGCGCTGCAAAATCTTCGAGAATCGATGGCACTGGCGGCTTCTCCGGCGATACAAAACATCCGGGATAAGGCCGCTGCCGTGGATCTGCCCGTGGTCGCCGAGACTCGCAAGACCGCCGACCGCGAGCGGCGTGCGCAGTGA
- a CDS encoding uracil-DNA glycosylase, with amino-acid sequence MTDDDVWSGKHARAHDAPVRSLNASVLRWRIDTARSIPLFDPDDGGDAARCLVLLESPGPKTIRPGGTNMCSFDNPDRTNPVLKSVFADAGIDRVQCVKWNIVPWAVLDDAGHPVSPTASVLGEAGPYVGELMALLPKLEVVFVLGAKALDGYMRVITASAPTRLLPVIAAPHPSARNAHAPAAARQRLINAALSVATHLEKAPEPRTVLR; translated from the coding sequence ATGACAGATGATGACGTGTGGTCCGGAAAGCACGCCCGAGCGCACGATGCCCCGGTCCGCTCACTCAATGCGTCGGTGTTGCGATGGAGGATCGACACTGCACGGTCCATTCCACTGTTCGATCCCGACGACGGCGGCGACGCGGCTCGCTGTCTGGTGCTGTTGGAGTCTCCGGGGCCGAAAACGATACGTCCGGGCGGGACCAACATGTGTTCGTTCGACAATCCAGATCGAACGAACCCCGTGCTGAAATCGGTGTTCGCCGACGCGGGTATCGACCGGGTGCAGTGCGTCAAGTGGAATATCGTGCCGTGGGCAGTGCTCGACGACGCCGGTCATCCGGTATCGCCGACGGCATCCGTTCTCGGTGAGGCGGGCCCATATGTCGGCGAGCTCATGGCCTTGCTGCCGAAACTGGAGGTGGTTTTCGTTCTCGGTGCGAAGGCTCTCGATGGCTACATGCGCGTCATCACTGCATCTGCTCCCACCCGCCTCCTCCCAGTGATAGCGGCACCGCACCCCTCGGCTCGCAACGCACACGCACCGGCGGCTGCTCGCCAGCGGTTGATCAACGCAGCACTGTCGGTCGCAACGCACCTGGAGAAGGCACCTGAACCCCGCACTGTGCTGAGGTAG
- a CDS encoding CrcB family protein, producing MNGHHDPNPTLPVDPDSAPPGPLHARPSAIAAVGAGGLIGAPLRYQLGLWFPTAAGGWPVTTFAINIVGAFLLGLLLEGLARLGPDIRRRQRVRLLVGTGMLGSFTTYSTLAVDTDLFLRSNQWWAAGSYAAGTVLVAMVATTAGIAIAARLRSRSAEAIR from the coding sequence ATGAATGGCCATCACGATCCGAATCCGACCCTACCGGTCGATCCCGACAGTGCGCCCCCAGGCCCGCTGCATGCGCGACCGTCCGCGATCGCCGCAGTCGGTGCCGGTGGATTGATTGGGGCACCACTGCGATACCAGCTCGGACTGTGGTTTCCGACTGCCGCAGGTGGCTGGCCGGTGACGACCTTCGCCATCAACATTGTTGGCGCATTCCTACTCGGTTTACTGCTGGAGGGATTGGCTCGCCTGGGCCCGGACATTCGGCGGCGGCAACGAGTCCGGCTGTTGGTGGGCACCGGGATGCTCGGTTCTTTCACCACCTACAGCACACTGGCCGTCGATACCGATCTGTTTCTGCGCAGCAATCAGTGGTGGGCCGCCGGCAGCTACGCGGCCGGTACCGTACTGGTGGCGATGGTGGCCACCACCGCCGGAATCGCGATCGCCGCTCGACTGCGGTCACGGTCCGCAGAGGCGATTAGATGA
- a CDS encoding ArdC-like ssDNA-binding domain-containing protein, translated as MILAQKPEATQVAGFRAWQQRGRQVRKGQKAIRIYGYSSRTVTETDPDTGDEETRKVPTFPILSVFDHSQTDPIEGHPQPEEIAQLLTGADPDAIYDRVAAIMTGRGWTVTREAIASSANGYTTTDGSHRIVVDAALEPAAAAKTMIHEAAHAIMHAPDLIGPEARKDLHRGRMEVEAESVAYVLAGMLGLDTSAYSVGYIAGWAAGDLEQVTATAKAVLTAVHELADALDDTAAGSDEAEDTGTGEAA; from the coding sequence TTGATCCTCGCCCAGAAGCCCGAGGCAACGCAGGTCGCCGGATTCCGTGCCTGGCAGCAGCGTGGACGCCAGGTCCGCAAGGGCCAGAAGGCGATCCGGATCTACGGCTACAGCTCCCGCACCGTCACCGAGACCGACCCCGACACCGGCGACGAAGAAACCCGTAAGGTGCCGACGTTCCCGATTCTGTCGGTGTTCGACCACTCCCAAACCGACCCGATCGAGGGACACCCGCAGCCCGAGGAAATCGCCCAGCTCCTCACCGGTGCCGATCCGGACGCGATCTACGACCGCGTGGCCGCGATCATGACCGGGCGCGGCTGGACCGTCACCCGCGAAGCGATCGCCAGCAGCGCCAACGGCTACACCACCACCGACGGCTCCCACCGGATCGTCGTCGACGCAGCCCTCGAACCCGCAGCGGCCGCGAAAACGATGATCCACGAGGCAGCGCACGCGATCATGCACGCACCCGACCTCATCGGCCCCGAGGCCCGCAAGGACCTGCACCGGGGCCGGATGGAAGTCGAAGCCGAATCCGTCGCCTACGTCCTGGCCGGGATGCTCGGACTCGATACCAGCGCCTACAGCGTCGGCTACATCGCCGGATGGGCCGCAGGAGACCTCGAGCAGGTCACCGCCACCGCGAAAGCCGTGCTGACCGCCGTCCACGAGCTGGCCGACGCCCTCGATGACACGGCCGCCGGGTCGGACGAGGCCGAGGACACCGGGACCGGGGAGGCCGCGTAG
- a CDS encoding LysR family transcriptional regulator has protein sequence MVTGFDEAAALMVRSVSGPVAYTDPPLLGVDVSGYANPVITVHFLWIAGAALSIEWGLSRQTRLWPRAQYDCSLYAGTVPLPTHVTDLISYELLLSVAELGSIGRAGAAHGMSQPAASARLKALESRVGVALLHRGQRGATLTATGELVAGWAERVIAEAAELATSIAMLRTDRHSHIRIAASLTIAEYLIPRWLITLRSHDTSITPALTSGNSVDVAASVLDGRADIGFVENPDLPSGLQSKDVARDELVVVVAPDHQWVRRTITASELAATPLVTREPGSGTRLALERVLRTAGPLAAPLLEVSSTTAIKAAVIGGLAPAVLSSLAVSAEIAAGTLARVHTEGLDLRRFLRAVWPAGRELRGPSSDLLVVALRSPQP, from the coding sequence GTGGTCACCGGATTCGACGAGGCCGCAGCGCTGATGGTGCGCTCGGTCTCCGGCCCGGTGGCATACACCGACCCGCCGCTTCTGGGCGTCGACGTATCCGGTTACGCAAACCCCGTCATCACCGTGCACTTCCTCTGGATCGCCGGCGCTGCATTGAGCATCGAATGGGGACTTTCCCGGCAAACCCGCCTGTGGCCCCGTGCCCAGTACGACTGCAGTCTCTACGCTGGCACCGTGCCCCTGCCGACCCATGTGACCGACCTGATCAGCTACGAATTATTGCTGTCCGTCGCCGAGCTGGGAAGCATCGGGCGCGCAGGGGCTGCGCATGGCATGTCGCAGCCAGCGGCGAGCGCACGCCTGAAAGCACTCGAAAGCCGCGTCGGGGTAGCACTCCTGCATCGCGGGCAGCGAGGTGCCACCCTCACCGCAACCGGCGAATTGGTCGCCGGCTGGGCCGAGCGCGTCATCGCCGAAGCCGCCGAGCTCGCCACGAGCATCGCAATGCTGCGCACCGACCGCCACAGCCACATTCGTATCGCCGCAAGCCTCACGATCGCCGAATACCTGATACCGCGATGGCTCATCACACTGCGCTCCCACGACACTTCCATCACACCGGCTCTCACCTCCGGAAACTCTGTCGACGTAGCCGCATCGGTGCTCGACGGCCGCGCCGACATCGGATTCGTCGAAAACCCCGATCTGCCCAGCGGACTCCAATCGAAGGACGTTGCCCGCGACGAACTCGTCGTCGTCGTCGCCCCCGATCATCAATGGGTTCGACGAACGATCACGGCGAGCGAACTGGCCGCGACACCGCTGGTCACCCGCGAACCCGGGTCCGGCACACGTCTCGCGCTCGAACGTGTGCTCCGGACTGCGGGCCCACTCGCCGCGCCACTGCTCGAGGTGTCCTCCACCACTGCCATCAAAGCTGCCGTCATCGGCGGCCTCGCACCGGCCGTACTCAGCTCCCTCGCGGTATCCGCCGAGATCGCCGCCGGGACACTGGCCCGCGTTCACACAGAGGGGCTCGACCTGCGCCGGTTCCTGCGTGCCGTGTGGCCCGCGGGCCGTGAACTGCGAGGACCGTCGAGCGACCTGCTCGTCGTCGCCCTCAGATCCCCGCAGCCATAA
- the crcB gene encoding fluoride efflux transporter CrcB, producing the protein MTTLWIACGGSAGAIVRFVLDGAIRHHRASDFPWATATINVTGSLLLGFVIGLILFHGLPQELQLIVGIGFCGGYTTFSTASFETVRLIQRQKYIAGVLNAVGTLLVTVVAGGAGLIAASV; encoded by the coding sequence ATGACGACACTCTGGATCGCCTGCGGGGGCAGCGCCGGGGCGATCGTCCGTTTTGTGCTCGACGGGGCCATCAGGCACCACCGGGCGTCGGATTTTCCCTGGGCGACAGCGACCATCAACGTGACCGGATCGCTGCTCCTCGGGTTCGTCATCGGACTGATCCTTTTCCACGGACTACCCCAGGAACTTCAGCTGATCGTGGGCATCGGGTTCTGCGGCGGGTACACCACCTTCAGCACCGCCAGTTTCGAGACGGTGCGGCTGATCCAACGTCAGAAGTACATCGCTGGCGTGTTGAACGCGGTCGGCACCCTGCTGGTGACTGTCGTCGCCGGCGGTGCCGGTCTCATCGCCGCTTCCGTATGA
- a CDS encoding nucleotidyl transferase AbiEii/AbiGii toxin family protein, giving the protein MARIFSQPEGRWLLKGGASLLVRLPDARYSQDIDLLHTTAGLKEAVEDLRAAADLSELDPLRFAIRDAPTAMTGGVDGAKLKVDVYYDALKLFTFPIDLATELVAVGDVDYQYPTPIVVMDDLATMPEFALYPLPAQIADKVCAMYGKYGSNGGPSSRYHDLVDLVLIISAWRFAADALTRGLFQESERRGLDLPSAMSAPSSAWTAGYERLARTVSGLPDSALTLDSALAAAGRCLDPILSNRVVGGFWDPGIAEWAE; this is encoded by the coding sequence TTGGCGCGGATCTTCTCGCAACCGGAGGGGCGGTGGCTGCTCAAAGGCGGTGCATCACTGTTGGTGCGGCTTCCAGATGCGCGCTACAGCCAGGATATCGACCTTCTGCATACTACGGCCGGCCTCAAGGAAGCTGTCGAGGATCTTCGGGCGGCAGCAGATCTGAGCGAACTCGATCCACTTCGCTTCGCTATACGCGATGCACCTACTGCGATGACTGGTGGTGTCGACGGCGCGAAACTCAAGGTTGACGTCTATTACGACGCACTGAAACTCTTCACTTTTCCGATAGACCTTGCGACTGAGCTCGTTGCGGTAGGTGACGTTGATTATCAGTATCCGACACCGATCGTGGTCATGGACGACCTGGCTACGATGCCGGAGTTTGCGTTGTACCCGTTGCCGGCGCAGATCGCCGACAAGGTGTGTGCGATGTACGGGAAGTACGGGTCGAATGGTGGTCCGTCGTCGCGATATCACGATCTGGTTGATCTGGTACTGATAATTTCTGCTTGGCGTTTCGCAGCTGATGCGTTGACACGCGGGCTTTTTCAGGAGTCCGAACGTCGGGGATTGGACTTGCCGTCGGCTATGTCCGCGCCTTCCTCTGCTTGGACTGCCGGTTATGAGAGGCTTGCTCGAACGGTGTCGGGATTGCCTGATTCGGCGTTGACTCTCGACTCCGCGTTGGCGGCTGCAGGGCGGTGCCTCGATCCTATTTTGTCGAATCGGGTTGTTGGCGGGTTTTGGGACCCGGGCATTGCCGAGTGGGCTGAGTAG
- a CDS encoding helix-turn-helix transcriptional regulator encodes MPHPQLNYQWHLRRLLADQGIFATTGLGPLLAERGITLSEAQVYRLVTGTPERLSLRTLMALCDILTCTPNDLIEPIAEPATGTATGTSTHRPDTAAATTRAKTRTPRRADIRRQ; translated from the coding sequence ATGCCGCACCCGCAGCTGAACTACCAGTGGCATCTGCGCCGCCTCCTGGCCGACCAGGGCATCTTCGCGACCACCGGACTCGGACCCCTCCTCGCCGAACGGGGCATCACACTCTCCGAAGCACAGGTGTATCGCCTGGTCACCGGGACACCCGAACGTCTGAGCCTGCGCACGCTGATGGCACTGTGCGACATCCTCACCTGCACACCCAACGACCTCATCGAACCGATCGCCGAACCCGCCACAGGGACCGCGACCGGAACATCGACACACCGCCCCGACACCGCTGCCGCGACCACCCGCGCCAAGACCCGCACACCACGACGCGCCGACATCCGGCGACAGTGA
- a CDS encoding universal stress protein, translating into MTEDDPSHASCDDLGDWRAPLQVDGPAASVEPVCQLVVGFDRHPASHAALTYAMDLAGRLNAFLHVAHIVDTDDLPIDPDSADWEQCIGDVVDQERREACAMLAAIPGNWAFYSRRGNPARLLTMIADANDALMLIIGTNRGGMMSLVERAVGESVSATLARHAHRPVLLVPATDRQHSDAAQTRR; encoded by the coding sequence ATGACCGAAGACGATCCCAGCCACGCCTCCTGCGACGACCTAGGGGACTGGCGCGCTCCGTTACAGGTGGACGGCCCCGCCGCCTCGGTAGAACCGGTGTGCCAGCTGGTCGTGGGGTTCGACCGGCACCCAGCAAGCCACGCTGCCTTGACCTACGCGATGGACCTTGCCGGTCGACTGAACGCGTTCCTGCATGTAGCGCACATCGTCGACACCGATGACCTGCCGATCGACCCGGACAGTGCCGACTGGGAGCAATGTATAGGCGATGTCGTCGACCAAGAACGCCGCGAGGCATGCGCGATGCTGGCCGCCATCCCCGGGAACTGGGCGTTCTACTCGAGGCGGGGCAACCCGGCTCGACTGTTGACCATGATCGCCGACGCCAACGACGCCCTGATGCTCATCATCGGTACCAACCGCGGCGGGATGATGTCACTGGTGGAGAGGGCCGTCGGCGAATCTGTGTCCGCGACACTGGCCCGCCACGCCCACCGCCCGGTCCTCCTCGTCCCCGCTACCGATAGGCAGCATAGTGACGCAGCCCAAACACGCCGATGA